In Sandaracinaceae bacterium, one DNA window encodes the following:
- a CDS encoding histidine kinase, which translates to MSETQTLRGLLAPQRALPLGLVFVSVGVVEWIAVASVSAMVVDLVFCVAFVLVVPVAWRSLCAPGATRALGLAVYVAICAALVAALGFALPRALEVRSYVLDPSALGILGVLVAVGGWGLGRDLDLEARATRSEVEAEHAQLLALRAQLDPHFLFNTLNAIAEWCREDPEVAERALLELARILRGVLEGVHEPTWPLASELALLRDLFAMYAIRDASRYRLRVELPDPIPDVDVPPMLLLPAFENAITHGPGAGHDGEVVLRVTVNEQLQVEIDNPGAYAGRREGGHGIATVERRLALAYGREGRMQIEAVDGRTRTTITAPLEPA; encoded by the coding sequence GTGAGCGAGACGCAGACGCTTCGGGGGCTCCTCGCGCCGCAGCGCGCGTTGCCGCTCGGGCTCGTGTTCGTGTCGGTGGGCGTGGTCGAGTGGATCGCCGTGGCGAGCGTGTCCGCGATGGTGGTGGACCTCGTGTTCTGTGTCGCGTTCGTGCTCGTGGTGCCGGTCGCGTGGCGAAGCCTCTGCGCTCCGGGCGCCACGCGGGCGCTCGGGCTCGCGGTCTACGTCGCGATCTGCGCGGCCCTGGTGGCGGCGCTCGGCTTCGCGCTGCCGCGCGCGCTCGAGGTGCGGAGCTACGTGCTCGACCCGTCGGCGCTGGGCATCCTCGGCGTGCTCGTCGCGGTCGGCGGCTGGGGGCTCGGGCGGGACCTGGATCTCGAGGCGCGCGCCACCCGGTCCGAGGTGGAGGCCGAGCACGCGCAGCTCCTCGCGCTCCGCGCCCAGCTCGACCCGCACTTCTTGTTCAACACCCTCAACGCCATCGCCGAGTGGTGCCGCGAGGACCCCGAGGTCGCGGAGCGCGCGCTGCTCGAGCTGGCGCGCATCCTCCGCGGAGTGCTCGAGGGCGTGCACGAGCCGACCTGGCCGCTCGCCTCGGAGCTCGCGCTCTTGCGGGATCTGTTCGCGATGTACGCGATCCGCGACGCGTCGCGCTACCGCTTGCGCGTGGAGCTCCCGGACCCGATCCCCGACGTCGACGTGCCGCCGATGTTGCTCTTGCCCGCGTTCGAGAACGCGATCACCCACGGCCCCGGGGCGGGTCACGACGGGGAGGTCGTCTTGCGGGTCACGGTGAACGAGCAGCTCCAGGTCGAGATCGACAACCCCGGCGCCTACGCGGGCCGACGCGAGGGAGGCCACGGCATCGCCACGGTCGAGCGCCGACTCGCGCTGGCCTACGGGCGGGAGGGCCGCATGCAGATCGAGGCCGTGGACGGGCGCACGCGCACGACGATCACCGCGCCCCTGGAGCCGGCGTGA
- a CDS encoding LytTR family DNA-binding domain-containing protein yields the protein MTLRTLIADDEQMARRRLRRLLEAIGDVEIVAEATSGEEALAALDPREVDLAVLDVRMPGLSGMDVAQLAADRGIAIVFATAHPEHAADAFDQGAVDYVRKPIDAARLALAVERARARVGARKTGRVALTVRDEVRLVRPEDISHAQIDGALVSVWVGAEVLVTELSLAKLERRLPSERFERVHRRALLNLDRVDRLRPEDSGGYTAITDAGHEVPVSRQAARALRKRLGL from the coding sequence GTGACCCTGCGGACGCTCATCGCGGACGACGAGCAGATGGCGCGGCGGCGGCTCCGGCGCCTGCTCGAGGCCATCGGCGACGTGGAGATCGTGGCCGAGGCGACGTCGGGCGAGGAGGCGCTCGCCGCGCTCGATCCGCGCGAGGTCGACCTCGCGGTGCTCGACGTGCGCATGCCGGGGCTGAGCGGGATGGACGTCGCCCAGCTCGCCGCCGACCGCGGCATCGCGATCGTCTTCGCGACCGCGCACCCCGAGCACGCGGCGGACGCCTTCGACCAGGGCGCGGTGGACTACGTGCGCAAGCCCATCGACGCGGCGCGGCTGGCCCTCGCCGTCGAGCGCGCCCGCGCGCGGGTGGGGGCGCGCAAGACCGGCCGGGTCGCGCTGACGGTGCGCGACGAGGTGCGCCTGGTGCGCCCCGAGGACATCAGCCACGCGCAGATCGACGGCGCGCTCGTCAGCGTCTGGGTGGGGGCCGAGGTCCTCGTCACCGAGCTGTCGCTCGCGAAGCTCGAGCGGCGTCTGCCCTCCGAGCGCTTCGAGCGGGTGCATCGACGCGCGCTCCTGAACCTCGACCGGGTGGACCGCCTCCGCCCGGAGGACAGCGGCGGCTACACCGCGATCACCGACGCCGGGCACGAGGTGCCGGTGTCCCGGCAGGCGGCCCGCGCGCTCCGCAAGCGTCTGGGTCTCTGA
- a CDS encoding PAS domain S-box protein: MAPGDRDESLESLFEAIAKHTPDSIMVLDREARIQFINRTAPGLSVSSVSGTQVYDYVGEEQHAAMRSCFARVLETGEASRYENLFTLPDGTLTRWESRVGPIREGGAITGFIVIASDVTERTSAAIQRDRVFELAKDLLCVVDLEGRFLRVSPAFVETLGYAEEELIARPLLELVHPEDREATEAVFAHAKESEVTVFENRYVCQDGSVRVLQWTSRPDPLLKQIVAVARDVTEQRELEARLQQAQKMDAVGQLAGGVAHDFNNLVQAILGNVHFALSAGPSGEMQEYLQDIESAANRAAELTRQLLTYSRQQPLSVSRVDFNVMVRELLLLLRRVIPESIEVVFDGSDALDPVEVDRSQLEQVLMNLCLNARDAMPSGGRLTIETESVTVDEAFSRTHPTVRPGRFLRVAVSDTGVGMSAAVRRRVFEPFFTTKPLGEGNGLGLSMAYGIVQRHGGIIDVSSEPGKGATFELYLPVSRHPVTPVEPKNEVQSEGGGETILVAEDESMVRRVVVRVLERAGYRVLESGSGLEAIEVFEAHPEVDLLLLDVVMPTLSGPEALERMRAIRPGVPAVFSSGYSDGGRFAHAIPEGTTMVAKPFKADALLGAIREALDARP; the protein is encoded by the coding sequence GTGGCGCCCGGAGACCGCGACGAGTCGCTCGAGTCCCTCTTCGAGGCCATCGCCAAGCACACGCCCGACTCGATCATGGTGCTGGACCGCGAGGCGCGCATCCAGTTCATCAACCGCACCGCGCCCGGCCTGAGCGTCTCCAGCGTGTCGGGGACGCAGGTCTACGACTACGTCGGCGAGGAGCAGCACGCGGCGATGCGGAGCTGCTTCGCGCGCGTGCTCGAGACGGGCGAGGCGAGCCGCTACGAGAACCTCTTCACGCTCCCCGACGGGACGCTCACGCGCTGGGAGTCGCGGGTGGGCCCCATCCGCGAGGGCGGCGCGATCACCGGGTTCATCGTCATCGCGAGCGACGTCACCGAGCGGACCTCGGCCGCCATCCAGCGCGACCGCGTGTTCGAGCTGGCCAAGGACCTGCTCTGCGTCGTCGATCTGGAGGGCCGCTTCCTGCGCGTGAGCCCGGCCTTCGTCGAGACGCTCGGCTACGCGGAGGAGGAGCTCATCGCGCGGCCCCTGCTCGAGCTCGTGCACCCGGAGGATCGCGAGGCCACCGAGGCCGTCTTCGCCCACGCGAAGGAGAGCGAGGTGACGGTCTTCGAGAACCGGTACGTCTGCCAGGACGGGAGCGTGCGCGTCCTGCAGTGGACGAGCCGGCCGGACCCGCTGCTGAAGCAGATCGTCGCGGTGGCGCGCGACGTGACCGAGCAGCGAGAGCTCGAGGCGCGCCTGCAACAGGCCCAGAAGATGGATGCGGTCGGGCAGCTCGCGGGGGGCGTCGCGCACGACTTCAACAACCTCGTGCAGGCCATCCTGGGCAACGTGCACTTCGCGCTCTCCGCCGGTCCGAGCGGCGAGATGCAGGAGTACCTGCAGGACATCGAGTCGGCGGCCAACCGCGCGGCGGAGCTGACCCGCCAGCTGCTGACCTACAGCCGGCAGCAGCCGCTCTCGGTGTCGCGCGTGGATTTCAACGTGATGGTGCGCGAGCTGCTGCTGCTGCTGCGACGCGTCATCCCCGAGAGCATCGAGGTCGTCTTCGACGGCTCGGACGCGCTCGATCCGGTGGAGGTCGACCGCTCGCAGCTCGAGCAGGTCCTGATGAACCTCTGTCTCAACGCGCGCGACGCCATGCCGTCCGGGGGGCGGCTGACCATCGAGACCGAGAGCGTGACGGTGGACGAGGCGTTCTCACGGACGCACCCCACCGTCCGGCCCGGGCGCTTCCTCCGCGTCGCCGTCTCCGACACGGGCGTGGGCATGAGCGCGGCGGTGCGGAGGCGCGTGTTCGAGCCCTTCTTCACGACCAAGCCGCTCGGGGAGGGCAACGGGCTCGGCCTCTCCATGGCGTATGGCATCGTCCAGCGGCACGGAGGCATCATCGACGTCTCCTCCGAGCCGGGCAAAGGGGCGACGTTCGAGCTCTACCTCCCGGTCTCGCGCCACCCCGTGACGCCGGTCGAGCCGAAGAACGAGGTGCAGAGCGAGGGGGGCGGCGAGACGATCCTCGTGGCCGAGGACGAGTCCATGGTGCGGCGGGTCGTCGTGCGCGTCCTCGAGCGCGCGGGCTATCGGGTCCTGGAGTCGGGGAGCGGGCTCGAGGCGATCGAGGTGTTCGAGGCCCACCCGGAGGTCGATCTGCTCCTGCTCGACGTCGTCATGCCCACGCTCAGCGGCCCCGAGGCGCTCGAGCGCATGCGCGCCATCCGCCCCGGGGTGCCCGCGGTGTTCAGCAGCGGCTACAGCGACGGCGGTCGCTTCGCGCACGCGATCCCCGAGGGCACGACCATGGTCGCCAAGCCGTTCAAGGCCGACGCCTTGCTCGGGGCGATCCGCGAAGCGCTCGACGCGCGTCCCTGA
- a CDS encoding DUF2330 domain-containing protein encodes MTRLITPRRFALFASALAAMALAAPERASACGGFFCDSSQPVNQQAERIVFAQEADGSVTAVIQIQYQGPSERFAWMLPVAGSPEISVSSDAAFQRLQQASNPQYRLTTRVEGTCGGGPSRAFDSAGSPGGSADAGAADAGAPPVSVVDSGYVGPYDYIIISVDPSTPDVAETGIAWLQDNGYDVPSMGAEVLRPYLESGMNLLAFRLVKGNDAGSIRPVSLSFGPGLPSIPLRPTALATQPDMGILVWVLGPSRAIPANYRDLELNEALINWLSPGSTYDAVVTRAANEAGGQGFVTEMAGAAAPLADVIWSEDEAARWAALRAETWTGREGELVFRIAELAALDGVREVLTAALTIPDGVSEDQFFACLGCYVDASEADLPGVEPAALLDAVQADVIDPMVDTRALFIESPYMTRLYTTMSADEMTVDPIFDFNDTLGDYSNVHEAERIIECSPSISQFEAPWRVELDADTTVRGRGNTWPFDPDGGAMPANARVRRIGNTGEGEVIEDNTAAIAATLVEHNASVPGAPPASASGCSASAASSRSALGFGFALAFGLGFFLLRRRD; translated from the coding sequence ATGACACGCCTCATCACCCCTCGACGCTTCGCGCTCTTCGCCAGCGCGCTCGCCGCCATGGCCCTCGCCGCCCCCGAGCGCGCCTCGGCGTGTGGCGGCTTCTTCTGTGACAGCTCCCAGCCCGTCAACCAGCAGGCGGAGCGCATCGTCTTCGCCCAGGAGGCGGACGGGAGCGTCACCGCGGTCATCCAGATCCAGTACCAGGGCCCGTCCGAGCGCTTCGCGTGGATGCTGCCCGTGGCCGGCAGCCCCGAGATCTCGGTCTCCTCCGACGCGGCGTTCCAGCGCCTGCAGCAGGCGTCGAACCCGCAGTACCGGCTCACGACGCGCGTCGAGGGCACCTGCGGCGGCGGCCCCTCGCGCGCGTTCGACAGCGCAGGCAGCCCCGGCGGCAGCGCGGACGCAGGCGCGGCCGACGCGGGCGCGCCCCCCGTCTCGGTCGTCGACAGCGGCTACGTCGGCCCCTACGACTACATCATCATCTCGGTCGACCCCTCCACCCCGGACGTGGCCGAGACCGGCATCGCGTGGCTGCAGGACAACGGCTACGACGTCCCGAGCATGGGCGCCGAGGTGCTCCGCCCCTACCTCGAGTCGGGCATGAACCTGCTCGCGTTCCGGCTCGTCAAGGGCAACGACGCGGGCTCCATCCGCCCCGTGAGCCTGTCCTTCGGGCCGGGCCTCCCGTCGATCCCGCTCCGCCCGACCGCGCTCGCGACCCAGCCCGACATGGGCATCCTCGTCTGGGTGCTCGGGCCGAGCCGGGCCATCCCCGCGAACTACCGCGACCTCGAGCTCAACGAGGCGCTCATCAACTGGCTCAGCCCCGGCTCCACCTACGACGCGGTCGTGACCCGCGCCGCGAACGAGGCGGGCGGCCAGGGCTTCGTGACCGAGATGGCGGGCGCGGCCGCGCCGTTGGCCGACGTCATCTGGAGCGAGGACGAAGCGGCGCGCTGGGCCGCCCTCCGCGCCGAGACCTGGACCGGGCGCGAGGGAGAGCTCGTCTTCCGCATCGCGGAGCTCGCGGCGCTCGACGGCGTGCGCGAGGTGTTGACGGCCGCCTTGACCATCCCCGACGGCGTCTCCGAGGACCAGTTCTTCGCCTGCCTCGGCTGCTACGTGGACGCGAGCGAGGCCGACCTGCCGGGCGTCGAGCCGGCCGCCTTGCTCGACGCCGTGCAGGCCGACGTCATCGACCCGATGGTCGACACCCGCGCGCTCTTCATCGAGTCGCCCTACATGACGCGCCTCTACACGACGATGTCGGCCGACGAGATGACCGTGGACCCCATCTTCGACTTCAACGACACGCTCGGCGACTACTCGAACGTGCACGAGGCGGAGCGGATCATCGAGTGCTCGCCGAGCATCTCGCAGTTCGAGGCGCCCTGGCGCGTCGAGCTCGACGCGGACACCACCGTGCGCGGTCGCGGCAACACCTGGCCCTTCGACCCCGACGGCGGCGCGATGCCGGCCAACGCGCGCGTCCGCCGCATCGGCAACACGGGCGAGGGTGAGGTCATCGAGGACAACACCGCCGCCATCGCCGCGACCCTCGTCGAGCACAACGCGTCCGTGCCCGGCGCGCCCCCGGCCTCGGCCAGCGGCTGCTCCGCCAGCGCGGCCAGCTCCCGCTCGGCGCTCGGCTTCGGCTTCGCGCTCGCCTTCGGCCTCGGCTTCTTCCTGCTGCGCCGCCGCGACTGA
- a CDS encoding peroxiredoxin, producing MGLRINDTAPNFTADSTAGEITLHDWIGDGYAILFSHPKDFTPVCTTEFGAVARLVPEFAKRNTKVMGVSVDSVDDHVKWKKDIEAFAGAPADFPIIDDTSLAVAKLYDMLPAEAYMPDGRTAKDSATVRTVFIIGPDKKIRLTMTYPMSVGRNFGEIVRALDAVKATDAAPMATPADWTPGKDVIASPSLDDAAAKEKFGELDIKLPYLRFVKAPKS from the coding sequence ATGGGACTTCGCATCAACGACACCGCGCCGAACTTCACCGCCGACTCGACCGCGGGCGAGATCACGCTGCACGACTGGATCGGCGACGGCTACGCCATCCTGTTCTCGCACCCCAAGGACTTCACGCCGGTCTGCACCACCGAGTTCGGCGCCGTGGCCCGGCTCGTGCCCGAGTTCGCCAAGCGCAACACCAAGGTCATGGGCGTCTCGGTCGACAGCGTGGACGACCACGTCAAATGGAAGAAGGACATCGAGGCTTTCGCGGGCGCGCCGGCGGACTTCCCGATCATCGACGACACCTCGCTGGCCGTCGCGAAGCTCTACGACATGCTCCCGGCCGAGGCCTACATGCCGGACGGCCGCACCGCCAAGGACAGCGCGACCGTGCGGACGGTCTTCATCATCGGCCCGGACAAGAAGATCCGCCTGACGATGACCTACCCCATGTCCGTCGGCCGCAACTTCGGCGAGATCGTGCGCGCGCTCGACGCCGTGAAGGCGACCGACGCCGCTCCGATGGCCACGCCCGCCGACTGGACCCCGGGGAAGGACGTGATCGCCAGCCCCAGCCTCGACGACGCGGCCGCGAAGGAGAAGTTCGGCGAGCTCGACATCAAGCTCCCGTACCTGCGCTTCGTCAAGGCGCCCAAGTCCTGA